GGAACCTGGTGCTTTCGCGGACTCCGCAGGAGGGGGCCGAGACGTTCCCGGACCTGGCTCCGGCGCTGGCGGCGGCGGACGACGTCTGGGTGATCGGCGGGGCGGCGGTGTACCGGGCGGCGCTGCCGTTCGCGGACCGCGTCGTCGTCACCGAGATCCGGGAGTCCTTCGAGGGGGACACGTACGCGCCGGAGGTGGGGCGTCCGGCGGACTCCGTGGGGGAGTGGCTGGAGTCGTCGGCGGGTCTGCACTACCGCTTCCTGACCTGGGGCTGAGCCGGGGCCCGCGCTCAGTCGCCGACGTGCACGTGGGCGGCCCAGCGCGCCGGCACGGCCGGATAGGCGTCCCTCATGTGGCGCAACGTTTCCGTGAGCGCGGAGGCCGCCAGCGGGGTGTCGGCGGGACGGCTCCCGTGCGCGGTCAGCGCGTCGTAGACCGCCGTGGCCGTTTCGGTGCTGTCGGCGGTGTGCCACAGCGTGCCGATGACGCCGCGGAACCCGGCGAGGTGGAACGCCGAAGCCAGGTTCAGCGGCTCGTCCAGGAGCGTCCGGTCGGGGCCGGCGGTGTCGCACGCGGACAGGAACGCCAGCTGCGCCCGCGTGGTACGCAGGTCGCGCACGAACGACGGCACGAACAGGCCGTGGGCGATCACCAGCCCACCGGTGTCGCGGTGCCGGTCGGAGCCGGCCGCCCGGCCGTGGCAGGCGAAGTGCGCGATCGCGTGCTCGTGCAGTCCCTGCTTGATCGCGTCCGCGGAGGCGTCCGCGTCGAGGAGCAGGGTGGAGCCGGGCAGCGCCGCGGCCACCGCTTCGGCCTCGGCGCGGGCGCCCGGCAGCACGGGCACGCCTTCCCGTTCGCCCACACCGACGACGAGCGCGGTGGCGCGGGCGTGGTGCGGCCGGGGCGTCGCGACGGTGTCGGCCAGCGCGGTGAGCGACGGCGTGTACGAGGAGACGACCCGGTCGAACACCGTCCGGCCGGCCTCTTCGCGGTGCCGTCCCGCGGCGTGCAGCGGCAGCCCCGCCGCGACGCCGATCGGGCACCACCACAGCCGCGTGTCCGGGATCCGGTCCAGTATCGGGCCCGCCGTGGTGTCCCAGAGCCACTCCAGCACGGCGTGCACGTCCAGCTGCGCCTGCTCGCGCCGGTCGAACGAGGACGCCGGGTCTTTCGCGGCGGCGAGCGCCGCCCGCAGCTTCCCGACCTGGGCGCGGACCGTGACCTCGCTCAGCTGCCGCAGTGACACGGGTTCGACGGGCAGTCCGCGGTCGCCGGGGACGACGAGCGCGGTACCCGTCGCGCTGACGACCACCGCGGTGTGCCCGGCCAGGCGCTCGCGCAGGTGCCCGGGATCCGGTGGCCGCAGCAGGTTTTCCAGCCCCGGCACTCCCCGTGCGGTTTCGAGCAGTTCGGCTCGCCGCGCGGCGAGCCGCCTGATCCGCTCCACGGCCTGAGGCCGCGGGTCCCAGTCCTGGGCGGAGGTCCGGTCCTGGAACTTGACCTCGATGTGGAACGTCAAGTCGGCGTACGAGTCGGCTTCGTCGAGGTCCGACTCCACCTGGCTGAGCTCGTCGGCGAGTCGCGGCCGGACTTCGCGCAGCTTCGCCCAGCCGCGCCGGATCCCCCACGCGTCGCCGAACAGCACGGCCCGGCACTGCTCGACCAGCGCCACCGCCCGGTCCAGCTCGCCCGACCGCACGCCGGCGTGCACCACCTGGTCGGCGAGCCCGTCCACGAGCCGCACGCCGTCGAGTCGTCTGGACCACGGCAGGGCCCGGCTGACCGTCGCCGGAATGGCGGCGATCACGCGTTCCTGCGCGTCGAGCCACGTCGAGGGGGCCGCCTCGGCGAGCATCGCGGCCTGCGCTTTTTCGGACAGCATCCGTTGCTGCGCGGTGGCGGCCGGGTGCGCCCCGATCGAGCGGTAGTGGGTGATGGCGAGCTCACGCAGTTCGCCGGCCCGTGGCCCGCCGAACGTGGCGAGCTCCCGAGCCGACCAGGCCAGGGCGAGCGCCCGCACCGGCCACCAATGGTGGTCCGGCGGCGTTTCGCGGACGGCCTTTTCGGCGAGCTCCAGCGCATCGTCCAGCGCGTCGAGGTGCCCGCAGTGCCGGTACCGCCGGCCCAGCAGGTCCGCGATCGTGCTCTCGATGCGCGGGTGGTCGGGGTGACCGGCCGGCAGCAACGCGAGCGCGGCCCGGTAGGCCTGTTCGGCCTCGCGGTACGGCTCCTCGTCCGTCACCTTCATGCTCGTCGCCTGGACCTGCACGGCGGCGGCGTAGTTGTAGAGCATCCCGACGCGGCGCACGTCGTCCGCGGGAATGGTGCGCACCGCCTGTGCGCCCGCTTCCACGGCCTTCGCGAACAGTTCGTGGTCCCCGTTCTCGGCCACTCGCCGTGCCGCGGTGGACAACGCCGACCAGCGCACGGGGAGATTCTCGTCGCCGGGGGGCGTCAACGAGATGGCCTCTTCCCCGAGAGCGACGGCTTCCCGCCCCGCCGCCGGGTTGGCGCCCAGCTCGTACTGCCGCTCCAGCGCGAACGCGAGGGTACTGAGCCACAGCGCTCGCTCGCCGTCGTCCTGGGCCGGCAGCCGCACCAGGGCGCGGGCCGCGTCCACGGCGATCTTCGCGTCGTCGGGGGAGCCGGTCTGGACGGCGAAGGTCGACGCGGCGTGGGCGAGCGCCCTGTGC
This window of the Amycolatopsis balhimycina FH 1894 genome carries:
- a CDS encoding dihydrofolate reductase → MIGLVWAQAANGVIGRDGELPWHLPEDLRHFKELTAGAAVVMGRRTWESLPPRFRPLPGRRNLVLSRTPQEGAETFPDLAPALAAADDVWVIGGAAVYRAALPFADRVVVTEIRESFEGDTYAPEVGRPADSVGEWLESSAGLHYRFLTWG
- a CDS encoding CHAT domain-containing protein, with product MHDDVRSVVENFEYSGDVGALLTAALPAPSECPRNLLPYLARAYWHRYRAQSGFDGLADREVWASLAGERADLAVAGVTSSDPYWELMAARAEFDVHQDTDALVALVNAYTAAMESVDDERMKAALTVDQAGLLLRLDELDGTNRYAERVVNALDWAVARTPRDDPQRARRLVDRARAQANAGRRPGQVLAGYRAAAQLALRESPVWRDVVVELAQYEADLYANGGAPIHLAGALVACRDLAGALERDFGDTAALPALAQLEHEVSSRIGPDVARFLRTCHRDPDVLRAQRDKLEARKRQDIGPGVLLDRRDQAWLLALGLPLDHEGRLDALMDLYRGHSDLWVLGGDHAAIGLAYDTVTEAQLTTSPGDAGKARLHRALAHAASTFAVQTGSPDDAKIAVDAARALVRLPAQDDGERALWLSTLAFALERQYELGANPAAGREAVALGEEAISLTPPGDENLPVRWSALSTAARRVAENGDHELFAKAVEAGAQAVRTIPADDVRRVGMLYNYAAAVQVQATSMKVTDEEPYREAEQAYRAALALLPAGHPDHPRIESTIADLLGRRYRHCGHLDALDDALELAEKAVRETPPDHHWWPVRALALAWSARELATFGGPRAGELRELAITHYRSIGAHPAATAQQRMLSEKAQAAMLAEAAPSTWLDAQERVIAAIPATVSRALPWSRRLDGVRLVDGLADQVVHAGVRSGELDRAVALVEQCRAVLFGDAWGIRRGWAKLREVRPRLADELSQVESDLDEADSYADLTFHIEVKFQDRTSAQDWDPRPQAVERIRRLAARRAELLETARGVPGLENLLRPPDPGHLRERLAGHTAVVVSATGTALVVPGDRGLPVEPVSLRQLSEVTVRAQVGKLRAALAAAKDPASSFDRREQAQLDVHAVLEWLWDTTAGPILDRIPDTRLWWCPIGVAAGLPLHAAGRHREEAGRTVFDRVVSSYTPSLTALADTVATPRPHHARATALVVGVGEREGVPVLPGARAEAEAVAAALPGSTLLLDADASADAIKQGLHEHAIAHFACHGRAAGSDRHRDTGGLVIAHGLFVPSFVRDLRTTRAQLAFLSACDTAGPDRTLLDEPLNLASAFHLAGFRGVIGTLWHTADSTETATAVYDALTAHGSRPADTPLAASALTETLRHMRDAYPAVPARWAAHVHVGD